One window from the genome of Fulvivirga lutea encodes:
- a CDS encoding 3-hydroxyacyl-CoA dehydrogenase, which produces MTKIMIAGGGTLGSQIAWQTAISGFKVIVYDKNESGLEDCKKFHQRYARIYMDKGSDESQIKRAIENLSFTTDIQQASEYVYLVSESVPENPKIKAAFYQELSKHIDDSAIITTNSSTLLPSDFVEFVSKPERFLAMHFANYIWQNNIAEIMGHKSTDASATEKTIQFAKDIGMVPVQLNKEQNGYILNSILVPFVSSAMALVANGVATHEDVDKTMLVSGFASGPFQILDVVGLETAYNIEHHWGTLLNDKQKLANAAYVKEHYLDKGKLGIKTGEGFYKYPNPKFKDPGFLK; this is translated from the coding sequence ATGACGAAAATTATGATTGCCGGAGGTGGCACCTTGGGCTCACAAATAGCATGGCAAACTGCCATCAGTGGGTTTAAAGTGATAGTCTATGATAAAAACGAAAGCGGACTGGAGGACTGTAAAAAATTTCACCAACGCTATGCTAGAATCTATATGGATAAGGGATCGGATGAATCTCAAATTAAAAGGGCAATAGAAAACTTGTCATTTACTACAGACATACAACAAGCGAGTGAATATGTATACCTGGTGAGTGAATCAGTACCCGAAAATCCGAAAATTAAAGCCGCTTTTTACCAGGAGCTTTCTAAACATATTGATGACTCAGCCATTATCACCACCAACTCCTCTACCCTATTGCCTAGTGATTTTGTGGAGTTTGTATCTAAGCCTGAGCGGTTTTTGGCCATGCACTTTGCCAACTATATCTGGCAAAATAATATTGCCGAAATTATGGGTCATAAAAGTACTGATGCATCTGCTACCGAGAAGACCATTCAATTTGCTAAGGACATTGGTATGGTGCCTGTTCAGCTGAATAAAGAGCAGAACGGCTACATCCTCAATTCTATTTTAGTGCCGTTTGTTTCATCCGCCATGGCATTAGTAGCCAATGGTGTTGCAACTCATGAAGATGTGGATAAAACCATGCTGGTTTCCGGTTTTGCGTCTGGTCCGTTTCAGATTTTAGATGTGGTAGGACTAGAAACGGCCTACAACATAGAGCATCATTGGGGCACATTACTTAACGACAAACAGAAATTAGCCAATGCAGCCTATGTAAAAGAGCATTATCTCGATAAAGGTAAACTGGGCATTAAAACGGGCGAAGGCTTTTATAAATACCCCAATCCAAAGTTTAAAGACCCTGGGTTCTTAAAATAA
- a CDS encoding DinB family protein, with protein MTLIRLFVLTLLSIAMNANAQELPFREVSDYPKKYTAGTTAARTIEGLGFRYYWATDSLRDEDLSYKPSEDGRTILETLHHIYEMSFMIKNATLKEVNVLPDTVDFDMMRKITLANLEVAHAKLMSVDDMSDMNVIFEGKNRRVEYPFWHLLNGPIADCTWHVGQIVAFRRANGNPIATGISFFNGTAKP; from the coding sequence ATGACATTAATCAGACTTTTCGTGCTCACATTATTATCTATTGCCATGAATGCTAACGCACAGGAACTTCCATTTCGGGAAGTATCAGATTATCCCAAAAAATATACTGCCGGAACTACAGCTGCCCGTACGATTGAAGGGTTGGGGTTTCGATATTACTGGGCTACGGATTCATTAAGAGACGAGGATCTAAGCTATAAACCAAGTGAAGATGGTCGGACCATTCTGGAAACGCTACATCATATTTACGAGATGTCATTCATGATAAAGAATGCAACATTAAAAGAGGTGAATGTACTGCCCGATACTGTTGACTTTGATATGATGAGGAAAATAACCCTGGCCAACCTGGAAGTGGCGCATGCCAAGCTAATGTCAGTCGATGATATGTCCGACATGAACGTAATTTTTGAAGGTAAAAACAGAAGAGTGGAGTATCCTTTCTGGCATCTATTAAATGGCCCGATTGCCGATTGTACCTGGCACGTGGGTCAAATTGTTGCCTTTAGAAGGGCTAATGGGAATCCTATTGCAACTGGGATAAGTTTTTTTAATGGTACAGCAAAGCCCTAA
- a CDS encoding DUF1801 domain-containing protein yields MSQNKTTANNQSVVKFLESVEDETRRKDSFRILEIIKDITQLEPKMWGGSIIGFGDYHYKYDSGREGDFFRAGFSPRKQALTIYLMAGFKEYDELLQKLGKHKIGKSCLYIKSLDQVDMDVLKKMITLSFQRMQEKYPD; encoded by the coding sequence ATGTCCCAAAACAAAACCACCGCTAACAACCAATCTGTTGTCAAGTTTTTAGAAAGTGTGGAAGATGAAACCAGAAGAAAGGATAGCTTCCGTATTCTTGAGATTATCAAAGATATAACTCAGCTAGAACCAAAAATGTGGGGCGGAAGTATCATTGGTTTTGGCGACTATCATTACAAATATGATAGTGGCCGTGAAGGCGATTTCTTTCGAGCTGGCTTCTCACCACGTAAGCAAGCCCTCACCATTTATCTGATGGCAGGTTTTAAGGAATATGATGAGCTACTTCAAAAACTAGGAAAGCATAAGATTGGTAAAAGCTGCTTGTACATTAAATCACTGGATCAGGTGGATATGGACGTGCTGAAAAAAATGATCACCCTTTCATTCCAGAGAATGCAGGAAAAGTACCCTGATTAG
- a CDS encoding tetratricopeptide repeat-containing sensor histidine kinase codes for MRIVGIIFLTLVYTTAFAQDSVIDSLEAVLKTLPEETSKVDTQCALALAYYNSNANKTLEYGQKAKELSQKLDYKKGILESLKMIGIGHWIKGNIEESLANYQEALDLAITLKEYRHEATLYNNMAVVHNDQGEYYIALNLFFEGLKVLEESEIKELIPSFIQNIGDTYKDLEDYENAIRYTEKAISLFRELNNETGLAVCINNLGEIYTIQGKYERALSNLMESRNLFIKYDNTRGESITTRNIGDIYLKTGRLEAAKSELLKAMRLFMQLDNQHGLAHTLNQLGQLEFENGNKTKALDYFNEAYDIVNDIGLKDIQRDVLASLARYYKNEGDYKKALKYYESHLQLRDSLFNIDRNRQVVELQTLYESEKKERENIQLKEEQLKKDELLMQQLSRQRMLIAFLIVTTVFVVVLIYFIIQSRKANNKLKMLNKVVVERNEEIQAQSEELNEAYEEIKTINANLEQTVLSRTEKLNKSNAELSEFLYRASHDLKGPIMTLQGLAYLGSRDGEKTYEDIIERVNKTADEMNSTLNNLLHVNVVRKSDLANQKIDFDEIVKKVVKPKARLISDRGISIKTTIQVDNTFDSDPDLLGIIFENLISNGIQYCDPNKDEKRVEVTITGRQDSVLVHVCDNGVGIEGDQLEKIFEMFYRGNIRSHGNGLGLYITKVAVESLKGKIEINSEVGEGTDVKMVFPRIPSV; via the coding sequence ATGAGAATAGTTGGTATCATCTTTTTAACACTAGTATACACTACTGCATTTGCACAGGATTCAGTGATAGATAGCCTTGAAGCTGTTTTAAAAACATTGCCTGAAGAAACAAGTAAAGTAGATACCCAATGTGCGCTGGCCTTAGCTTATTACAACTCCAACGCCAATAAAACCCTCGAATACGGCCAGAAGGCTAAAGAGCTTTCACAAAAATTAGATTACAAAAAAGGCATCTTAGAGAGCTTGAAAATGATTGGTATCGGCCATTGGATTAAAGGGAATATAGAGGAGTCACTTGCCAATTATCAGGAAGCCTTGGATTTGGCTATTACGTTAAAAGAATACCGTCATGAAGCTACGCTGTATAATAATATGGCCGTGGTGCATAACGATCAAGGCGAATATTATATCGCGCTCAATTTATTTTTCGAAGGGTTAAAGGTGCTCGAGGAATCAGAAATCAAGGAACTCATCCCTTCCTTTATTCAGAATATCGGAGATACCTATAAGGACTTAGAAGATTATGAAAATGCCATTCGCTACACGGAAAAAGCTATCAGTTTATTTCGTGAATTAAATAATGAAACGGGGCTGGCTGTTTGCATCAATAATCTTGGTGAAATATATACTATCCAAGGCAAGTATGAGCGGGCACTGTCGAATTTGATGGAATCTCGAAATTTATTCATCAAATATGATAATACGAGAGGTGAGTCTATCACCACTCGCAATATTGGTGACATTTACCTTAAAACAGGAAGATTAGAAGCCGCCAAAAGTGAACTATTAAAAGCCATGCGACTATTTATGCAACTAGATAATCAGCATGGACTAGCACATACTTTGAATCAACTAGGTCAGTTGGAGTTTGAAAATGGAAATAAGACAAAGGCTCTTGACTATTTTAATGAAGCTTATGACATTGTTAATGACATTGGTCTAAAAGACATACAACGCGATGTGCTAGCCTCATTGGCTCGATATTATAAAAATGAAGGTGATTATAAAAAGGCACTTAAATATTATGAAAGTCACCTTCAGCTACGTGATAGTCTTTTTAATATTGACAGAAACCGACAAGTAGTTGAACTTCAAACGCTTTATGAAAGTGAAAAAAAAGAGCGTGAAAACATTCAGTTGAAAGAAGAGCAGTTAAAAAAAGATGAGTTGCTGATGCAGCAGCTTTCCAGGCAGCGCATGCTCATTGCCTTTTTGATAGTGACTACTGTATTTGTGGTCGTTCTGATTTATTTTATTATTCAATCGCGTAAAGCCAATAATAAATTAAAAATGTTGAACAAAGTGGTTGTGGAACGCAACGAAGAAATTCAGGCGCAATCAGAAGAGTTGAATGAGGCTTATGAAGAGATTAAGACTATTAATGCCAACTTGGAGCAGACTGTACTGAGTAGAACGGAAAAATTAAATAAGTCGAATGCTGAATTGTCAGAGTTTCTTTACCGTGCCTCGCATGATTTAAAAGGGCCCATTATGACGCTACAGGGGCTAGCATACCTTGGTAGCAGGGATGGAGAAAAGACCTATGAAGATATAATTGAGCGAGTGAATAAAACAGCGGACGAAATGAATTCAACGTTGAATAATTTGCTGCACGTAAATGTAGTGCGTAAGAGCGATCTTGCTAATCAGAAAATAGATTTTGATGAGATTGTAAAAAAGGTGGTAAAGCCTAAAGCAAGACTTATTAGCGATAGGGGGATTTCCATTAAAACTACCATACAAGTAGATAATACATTTGACTCAGACCCTGATTTGTTGGGAATAATCTTCGAGAATTTGATCAGTAACGGTATTCAATATTGTGACCCAAACAAAGATGAAAAGAGGGTTGAAGTAACTATTACAGGCAGACAAGATTCAGTTCTAGTACATGTATGTGATAATGGGGTGGGTATTGAAGGTGATCAGTTGGAGAAAATTTTTGAAATGTTCTATCGAGGTAATATTCGTTCTCATGGCAATGGGTTGGGCCTGTACATCACTAAGGTGGCGGTAGAGAGCCTGAAGGGTAAAATAGAAATTAACAGCGAAGTAGGTGAGGGTACCGATGTGAAGATGGTTTTTCCAAGAATTCCCTCCGTTTAA
- a CDS encoding sodium:solute symporter family protein translates to MQLEFLDYLIIAVFIVITLYIGLKYKNQAGKDISEFFLGGRNLPWYIAGISMVATTFAADTPLAVTELVAQNGIAGNWLWWNMLAGGMLTTFFFARYWRRANVLTDLELIEIRYSGKPAQFLRGFRAIYFGLFMNVLIIGWVNVALMSLLEVFFDIPANEQIFYVAAAMVVVALYSAMSGLLGVAFTDVIQFVIAMVGSIVLAIIVLNSDEIGGIQNLKANLPDGSLSFFPTIGSENSGTVLVLGFSSFFAFIGIQWWASWYPGAEPGGGGYIAQRMMSTKSEKDAIYSTLFFQIAHYCIRPWPWIIVALCAVILYPELSAEDSKLGYVMAMKDYLPTGLKGLLLVAFFAAYMSTISTQLNWGTSYLINDLYNRFINKKADNKQQIKASRIVTVLIMIIAIFVTTQIKTISGVWAFIIECGAGLGLVMILRWYWWRINAWSEIVATIAPFIGYALTKYVFVIYDPSWALGIGENPKGFFFTVGFTTISWIIATYTSRTDGEVLKAFYDRIQPEGDWRHFRKDWKIQRLAILAVCWLSAIVMAYCILFSTGSLILQNYIYAAMYLCTAILSFILMRVCARKVEIFK, encoded by the coding sequence ATGCAGTTAGAATTTCTGGATTACCTGATCATTGCCGTTTTTATTGTTATTACATTATACATCGGCCTAAAGTATAAAAATCAGGCAGGTAAGGATATTAGTGAATTCTTCTTAGGTGGCAGAAACCTGCCCTGGTACATAGCCGGAATATCGATGGTGGCCACAACTTTTGCCGCTGATACACCCTTGGCTGTTACTGAGCTGGTGGCTCAAAATGGAATTGCAGGAAACTGGCTGTGGTGGAATATGCTGGCCGGTGGCATGCTTACCACATTCTTCTTTGCACGCTATTGGCGCAGAGCCAACGTACTTACTGACTTAGAACTTATCGAAATAAGGTATAGCGGTAAACCAGCGCAATTTTTAAGAGGTTTTAGAGCAATCTACTTTGGGTTGTTTATGAACGTACTGATCATAGGTTGGGTAAATGTAGCTTTAATGTCTTTACTGGAAGTATTTTTTGACATTCCGGCCAATGAACAAATTTTTTATGTTGCAGCCGCCATGGTGGTAGTAGCGTTATATTCAGCTATGTCTGGTTTGTTAGGAGTTGCCTTTACTGATGTTATTCAATTTGTAATTGCCATGGTTGGCAGTATTGTTCTTGCCATCATAGTACTTAACTCCGATGAAATTGGTGGCATACAAAACCTAAAAGCCAATCTCCCGGATGGGTCGCTTTCTTTCTTTCCGACTATCGGTTCTGAAAATTCAGGTACCGTTCTCGTGCTGGGTTTTAGTAGTTTCTTTGCATTCATCGGTATTCAGTGGTGGGCAAGTTGGTATCCGGGTGCCGAGCCCGGTGGTGGCGGATACATTGCACAACGAATGATGAGTACAAAATCGGAGAAAGATGCCATCTACTCTACCCTTTTCTTTCAAATAGCACATTATTGTATTCGCCCATGGCCATGGATAATCGTAGCACTTTGTGCTGTGATACTATACCCAGAATTAAGTGCAGAAGATAGTAAGTTGGGGTATGTGATGGCCATGAAAGACTACCTTCCCACCGGGCTGAAAGGTCTGTTGCTAGTAGCTTTTTTTGCAGCTTATATGAGTACCATCTCAACACAATTAAACTGGGGAACAAGCTATTTAATTAATGATTTATACAATCGCTTTATCAACAAAAAGGCCGACAATAAGCAACAAATTAAGGCTTCGAGAATAGTGACCGTGTTAATAATGATCATTGCCATTTTCGTTACTACACAAATTAAAACCATATCTGGCGTGTGGGCATTTATCATTGAGTGTGGTGCTGGTTTAGGTCTGGTAATGATCTTACGTTGGTATTGGTGGCGAATTAATGCATGGAGTGAAATAGTAGCTACCATTGCACCTTTTATTGGTTACGCACTCACCAAATATGTTTTCGTGATATATGACCCTTCTTGGGCCCTGGGAATTGGCGAAAATCCAAAGGGCTTTTTCTTTACTGTAGGTTTTACAACCATCTCCTGGATTATAGCCACCTACACTTCCAGAACCGATGGCGAAGTATTAAAAGCCTTTTACGATAGAATACAACCGGAAGGTGATTGGAGGCATTTCCGTAAAGACTGGAAGATTCAGCGATTGGCCATCTTGGCTGTATGTTGGTTAAGTGCTATCGTAATGGCCTATTGTATTTTATTTTCAACAGGCAGCTTAATTCTACAGAATTATATTTATGCGGCCATGTATTTATGTACGGCTATACTGTCCTTTATACTTATGAGAGTATGCGCCAGAAAAGTGGAGATATTTAAGTAA
- a CDS encoding acyl-CoA thioesterase: MPFSHRITVKADDIDQMGHVNNVVYLRYVQEVAEAHWKSFASTELQKEVLWVVLRHEIDYKKPAFESDVLTGETWVEEASGPKMPRNVVLKNTKGEIVIQARTTWCALNSSTMRPQRIEESLYHQFK; this comes from the coding sequence ATGCCATTCTCGCACAGAATAACCGTTAAAGCTGATGATATTGACCAAATGGGTCATGTAAATAATGTGGTGTATTTGCGTTATGTACAAGAAGTAGCTGAAGCTCATTGGAAATCATTTGCATCCACCGAATTACAAAAAGAAGTATTATGGGTGGTACTACGTCATGAGATCGACTATAAAAAACCAGCATTTGAAAGTGATGTACTAACAGGTGAGACTTGGGTTGAGGAGGCTTCGGGACCTAAAATGCCAAGAAATGTAGTGCTAAAGAATACCAAAGGAGAGATAGTAATTCAGGCTAGAACTACATGGTGCGCACTTAATTCATCCACCATGCGGCCACAAAGAATAGAAGAGTCATTGTATCATCAATTCAAGTAG
- the pulA gene encoding type I pullulanase, with the protein MRRVKLIAAFSAILFGCKNGVEYSDFTKYPSPTEENLWVDYTPTATTFKLWSPTAEEVKLLFYKDGDNSISHESHTLTKSSEGVWSKNIPGDHAGTYYTFQVKINGKWLNETPGIYAQAVGVNGHRAMVIDLEKTNPEGWNVDKGPQIKTPNEAIIYELHIRDMTISPSSGASAKGKYLGLVESGTRTPKGIATGIDHIKEMGITHVHLLPTFDHYSIDETNLDSAQFNWGYDPQNYNVPEGSFSSDPYNAEVRIKEFKQMVKTFHEAGIGVILDVVYNHTGKTAESNFNQEVPGYYYRQWADGKWSDASACGNETSSDRPMTRKFIVESVKYWAKEYHLDGFRFDLMGIHDIETMNEVALAVKKINPNAFVYGEGWTAGDSPLPQANRALKASTKQMPNVSAFSDDIRDGIKGSVFDEKSTGFVSGDENLEETIKFGVVGSIDHPQIEYKKVNYSDTSWANEPWQAVSYVSCHDNHTLFDKLTISQQDATPAEIEAMHKLANAIVLTSQGVPFLHAGVEMLRTKGGEHNSYNKPDSVNQIDWTRKAEYNHIVEYYRQIIGLRKNHPAFYMPNAQMVRDKLSFVSSNPGIVAYQIHDNANSDSWKNILVIYNANKSAVTLPLTGKWTIAVQGSEIDEAGITNLQDTLNVPALSMMIAFQE; encoded by the coding sequence ATGAGAAGGGTAAAATTAATTGCTGCTTTTTCAGCAATATTATTTGGCTGCAAAAATGGAGTCGAATATTCAGACTTTACCAAATACCCCTCACCAACAGAAGAAAATCTTTGGGTTGATTACACCCCTACCGCTACAACCTTCAAGCTTTGGTCGCCAACAGCCGAGGAGGTGAAGTTGTTATTTTACAAAGATGGAGATAACAGCATTAGCCATGAATCACACACATTAACTAAAAGTTCTGAGGGGGTTTGGAGTAAAAACATCCCTGGGGATCATGCCGGAACTTACTACACATTTCAGGTAAAAATCAATGGAAAATGGCTCAATGAAACACCAGGAATTTACGCTCAGGCTGTTGGTGTAAACGGTCATAGAGCAATGGTCATCGATTTGGAAAAGACCAACCCAGAAGGTTGGAATGTAGATAAAGGACCTCAAATTAAAACTCCTAATGAAGCTATTATTTATGAGCTGCATATTCGAGATATGACAATTAGCCCTTCGAGTGGAGCTTCTGCTAAGGGTAAGTATCTCGGCTTAGTTGAATCAGGAACACGTACTCCAAAAGGAATAGCCACAGGTATAGATCATATAAAAGAAATGGGTATCACTCATGTGCATCTACTACCAACTTTTGATCATTATTCAATTGATGAAACAAATTTAGATAGTGCCCAATTTAACTGGGGCTATGATCCGCAAAATTACAATGTACCTGAAGGTTCATTTTCATCTGATCCTTATAATGCCGAAGTAAGAATTAAAGAGTTTAAACAAATGGTTAAAACCTTCCATGAGGCTGGCATAGGTGTAATTTTAGATGTTGTGTATAACCATACAGGAAAAACAGCCGAATCTAATTTTAATCAGGAAGTTCCTGGTTATTACTACCGCCAGTGGGCTGATGGAAAATGGTCCGATGCTTCAGCCTGCGGCAATGAAACTTCTTCAGATAGGCCAATGACTCGAAAATTTATAGTTGAATCAGTAAAATATTGGGCCAAAGAGTATCATTTAGATGGTTTTAGATTCGATTTAATGGGTATTCACGACATAGAAACGATGAATGAGGTTGCTTTGGCAGTGAAGAAAATTAATCCTAATGCATTCGTATATGGTGAGGGCTGGACTGCCGGAGATTCTCCTCTACCCCAAGCCAATAGGGCTTTAAAGGCCAGCACCAAACAAATGCCCAACGTTAGTGCCTTTAGTGACGATATTCGAGATGGCATTAAAGGTTCTGTTTTCGATGAGAAAAGCACAGGGTTTGTGAGTGGTGACGAAAACCTGGAGGAGACTATAAAATTTGGCGTTGTTGGCTCCATTGATCATCCTCAAATTGAATATAAAAAAGTTAATTATTCTGATACTTCATGGGCCAATGAGCCTTGGCAGGCAGTTTCGTATGTTTCTTGCCATGATAATCATACATTATTTGATAAGCTCACAATCTCTCAACAGGATGCAACTCCAGCTGAAATTGAAGCCATGCATAAGTTGGCAAATGCCATTGTTTTAACCTCTCAAGGAGTTCCTTTTCTACATGCCGGAGTTGAAATGCTTAGAACAAAAGGTGGTGAACACAATTCGTATAATAAGCCAGATTCAGTAAATCAGATCGATTGGACAAGGAAAGCAGAATATAATCATATTGTTGAGTATTATAGGCAAATCATAGGACTACGAAAAAATCATCCAGCTTTTTATATGCCGAATGCCCAAATGGTAAGAGATAAACTAAGTTTTGTTTCCTCAAATCCTGGTATTGTTGCTTATCAGATACATGACAATGCCAATAGCGATTCCTGGAAGAATATTTTGGTAATCTACAACGCAAACAAATCGGCAGTAACGCTGCCTCTTACAGGCAAATGGACTATTGCGGTGCAAGGTAGTGAAATAGATGAAGCAGGAATTACAAACTTGCAAGACACATTAAATGTACCTGCCCTTTCAATGATGATTGCTTTTCAAGAGTAG
- a CDS encoding TraB/GumN family protein: MVGRFIVALLFIAASLQAQEKSVLYKVTGNGLEKPSYLMGIINFLPADQFKIPAAVDKAMEECEVYAAKFEQNRKTQKKFNEAVKIPNNGWINDYLTDDELNQLRLLLLLDMEVKEHAYHDFYSRLQPIILVPTTTALKLGDNIVYTELKLHEVAKKHKLKTESLGTIQEEIAAFEKFPIEDQVEALKHTVNNFDQHIAEYDEMVADYLKNQDLVKVKNETFKATNESQQFKKVYYDSRALGWLPKIEEMMKDKPTFIALGAPYLVGDVSLLNLLETKGYKVSPVEVSF; the protein is encoded by the coding sequence ATGGTTGGTAGATTTATTGTTGCGCTTCTTTTTATTGCGGCATCGCTGCAAGCACAGGAAAAGTCAGTATTGTATAAGGTAACCGGAAATGGTTTGGAGAAACCCTCTTATTTGATGGGTATTATCAATTTCTTACCTGCAGATCAGTTTAAAATACCTGCAGCTGTAGATAAAGCAATGGAAGAGTGTGAAGTGTATGCTGCAAAGTTTGAGCAGAACAGAAAGACTCAAAAGAAATTCAACGAAGCTGTTAAAATACCTAATAACGGTTGGATTAACGATTATTTGACAGATGACGAACTGAACCAACTGAGATTATTACTATTGCTTGATATGGAGGTTAAAGAACATGCATATCATGATTTTTACAGCAGATTACAGCCAATTATTCTGGTACCTACAACCACGGCACTGAAGCTGGGTGATAACATTGTTTATACTGAACTCAAATTGCACGAGGTGGCAAAAAAGCACAAGCTAAAGACAGAGAGCCTAGGAACTATACAAGAGGAAATTGCAGCTTTTGAAAAATTTCCAATAGAAGATCAGGTGGAAGCCTTAAAGCATACTGTTAATAACTTTGATCAACATATTGCTGAGTACGATGAGATGGTAGCTGATTACCTAAAAAATCAGGATCTTGTAAAAGTGAAAAATGAAACTTTTAAGGCTACAAATGAAAGTCAGCAATTCAAAAAAGTGTATTACGATTCAAGAGCTTTGGGCTGGTTACCTAAAATAGAGGAAATGATGAAAGACAAGCCCACTTTTATAGCTCTTGGTGCTCCTTACTTAGTTGGTGATGTAAGTCTTTTGAACTTACTTGAAACCAAAGGCTATAAAGTCTCGCCTGTTGAAGTGAGCTTCTAA